One Primulina huaijiensis isolate GDHJ02 chromosome 5, ASM1229523v2, whole genome shotgun sequence DNA segment encodes these proteins:
- the LOC140976683 gene encoding hydroxyproline O-galactosyltransferase GALT6-like: MKRVNVELLFSLSRQRSIRVLIVMGLLYLLLVGFEVPFVYRNGFSLVSQTDFSSGENGGFLNSKNFMLESEENLEEKEAPIRSVDMQYHSRPERRIKELTKTPLSSLNFSAGILNSSLTDGILKSAKEAFELGGKLWQELESMAKNRSGEEYIEGASLDRSSSSKFEECPHSILIPGNDFLKNGQVAMLPCGLTLGSHITLVAKPRVAHWETAPKISLLNEGQRVMVSQFMMELQGLRAVEGEDPPRILHFNPRLKGDWSGRPVIEHNTCYRMQWGTSQRCEGWKSRADEETVDGLMKCEKWIRDDDNGSEESRTMWWLNRLIGRTKKVAVDWPFPFVENKLFVLTLIAGLEGYHISVDGRHITSFPYRTGFTLEDATGLFLNGDIDVHYVFAASLPTSHPSFAPQKHLDLSERWKAPPIQEGPVELFIGVLSSGNHFAERMGVRKSWMQHKLIKSSIVVARFFVALHARKEVNVEVIKEANFFGDIVIVRYMDNYDLVVLKTVAICEYGVRALSANYIMKGDDDTFVRVDAIIKEAKKVPNTRSLYIGNINYYHKPLRSGKWAVTYEEWPEEEYPPYANGPGYIISSDIANLILSDFEKHKLRLFKMEDVSMGMWVQKVNSSRPVEYVHSLKFCQFGCVEDYYTAHYQSPRQMICLWNKMRQQGRPLCCDMR, from the exons ATGAAGAGAGTGAATGTAGAGCTGTTGTTTTCACTGAGCCGGCAACGATCGATTCGGGTGCTGATTGTGATGGGGCTTTTGTACTTACTTTTGGTGGGATTTGAAGTCCCATTTGTGTACAGAAATGGGTTCTCTCTTGTTTCTCAAACAGATTTTTCTAGCGGCGAAAATGGTGGGTTCTTGAATTCCAAGAATTTCATGCTGGAAAGCGAGGAGAATTTGGAGGAGAAAGAGGCCCCTATTCGCTCTGTAGATATGCAGTATCATTCACGGCCAGAGAGAAGAATCAAAGAGCTCACAAAAACGCCACTCTCGAGCTTGAATTTCAGTGCAGGCATTTTGAATTCGAGTCTTACAGATGGAATTTTGAAGTCCGCGAAGGAGGCCTTTGAACTGGGCGGAAAGCTGTGGCAGGAGCTCGAATCAATGGCAAAAAATCGTAGTGGTGAAGAATATATCGAAGGTGCTAGTCTTGATCGTAGCAGTAGCAGTAAATTTGAGGAATGCCCGCATTCAATATTGATACCAGGCAACGATTTCTTGAAGAATGGGCAAGTGGCGATGCTGCCGTGTGGGCTAACTTTAGGTTCGCATATAACTTTGGTGGCGAAGCCGAGGGTAGCACACTGGGAAACGGCCCCGAAGATTTCTTTGTTGAACGAAGGGCAACGTGTTATGGTTTCACAGTTTATGATGGAGCTGCAGGGGCTGAGGGCTGTGGAAGGGGAGGATCCACCCAGGATTTTGCATTTTAATCCGAGGTTGAAAGGGGATTGGAGTGGGAGGCCTGTCATTGAGCATAACACATGTTACAGGATGCAGTGGGGGACATCGCAACGTTGCGAAGGCTGGAAGTCCAGAGCTGATGAGGAAACTG TTGATGGATTAATGAAATGTGAGAAGTGGATCCGGGATGATGATAATGGATCAGAGGAATCAAGGACAATGTGGTGGTTAAACCGGTTAATAGGACGGACTAAAAAAGTGGCTGTTGATTGGCCATTCCCATTTGTGGAAAACAAATTGTTTGTCCTAACACTTATTGCTGGTCTTGAGGGTTATCATATCAGCGTAGATGGCAGACATATCACCTCGTTTCCATATCGGACC GGATTTACACTTGAGGATGCCACTGGGCTATTTCTGAACGGCGACATCGATGTTCATTATGTGTTTGCTGCATCCTTGCCCACATCACACCCGAGTTTTGCTCCTCAGAAACATCTTGATTTGTCTGAAAGATGGAAGGCTCCCCCTATTCAAGAAGGGCCGGTTGAACTTTTCATCGGTGTTCTTTCCTCAGGCAACCACTTTGCCGAAAGAATGGGCGTGAGGAAATCTTGGATGCAGCATAAGCTAATAAAGTCGTCAATCGTTGTTGCGCGTTTCTTTGTAGCTCTG CATGCGAGAAAGGAGGTTAACGTTGAAGTGATTAAAGAAGCAAATTTTTTTGGTGACATTGTCATAGTCCGGTACATGGACAACTATGATCTTGTTGTACTGAAAACTGTTGCCATCTGTGAATATGGC GTTCGGGCTTTATCTGCTAATTATATTATGAAGGGCGATGACGACACTTTTGTGAGAGTCGACGCAATTATTAAGGAAGCAAAGAAAGTGCCTAATACCAGAAGCTTGTATATTGGGAATATAAATTACTACCATAAGCCCTTACGAAGTGGGAAATGGGCTGTCACGTATGAG GAGTGGCCAGAGGAAGAGTATCCACCCTATGCAAATGGACCAGGCTACATTATCTCATCTGACATTGCAAATCTCATCCTTTCGGATTTCGAAAAACACAAACTAAGG CTGTTTAAAATGGAAGATGTTAGCATGGGAATGTGGGTTCAGAAAGTCAACTCCTCAAGACCGGTCGAGTACGTTCATAGCTTAAAGTTCTGCCAATTCGGTTGCGTAGAAGACTACTATACGGCTCATTATCAATCCCCCAGACAAATGATATGCCTTTGGAATAAAATGAGACAGCAAGGGAGGCCTTTGTGTTGTGACATGAGATAA